One window from the genome of Bacillus tianshenii encodes:
- the lpdA gene encoding dihydrolipoyl dehydrogenase has product MAENYDLVILGGGTGGYVAAIRASQLGLKTAIVEKGKLGGTCLHKGCIPSKALLRSAEVYATTKHGEDFGVIVNDVKLDFAKVQSRKQGIVDQLHQGVQGLMKRGKIDIYEGLGRILGPSIFSPTAGTISVEYSDGRENDMLIPSNVIVATGSRPRTLPGLEVDGNYVMTSDEALQLENLPQSIVIVGGGVIGIEWASMLHDFGVEVTVIEYADRILPTEDKEVSKEMQRLMKKKGINLVTSAKVLPDTLEKGDGITIKAEHKGEEKSFSAEKLLVSVGRQANSEDIGLQNTDIEVENGFIKVNDYMQTKESHIYAIGDVIGGMQLAHVASHEGILAVEHIAGEKCDPIDYSMVSKCVYSNPEVASVGLTEEEAKDLGYDVKTGKFQFRAIGKALVFGEADGFVKFVTDKDSEDLLGVHMIGPHVTDMISEAGLARVLDATAWEVAHTIHPHPTLAEAIGEAALAVDGKAIHS; this is encoded by the coding sequence ATGGCTGAAAATTATGATCTCGTCATCCTTGGCGGGGGTACCGGCGGTTATGTTGCTGCAATTAGAGCTTCTCAACTTGGCTTAAAAACAGCAATTGTGGAGAAAGGGAAACTAGGCGGTACTTGTCTTCATAAAGGATGTATTCCATCGAAAGCATTGCTTCGCAGTGCAGAAGTCTATGCAACCACAAAGCACGGAGAAGATTTCGGTGTCATCGTAAATGATGTGAAGCTTGATTTTGCAAAGGTTCAATCGCGGAAGCAAGGGATTGTAGACCAACTTCACCAAGGTGTGCAAGGATTAATGAAAAGAGGGAAAATTGACATATATGAAGGATTAGGACGTATCTTAGGACCTTCGATTTTCTCGCCTACAGCTGGCACTATCTCTGTTGAATACAGTGACGGTCGTGAAAATGACATGTTAATTCCAAGCAATGTAATTGTAGCGACAGGCTCACGTCCCCGTACATTACCTGGCTTAGAAGTAGACGGCAACTATGTGATGACATCAGATGAAGCCCTTCAACTTGAAAATCTTCCTCAATCTATTGTCATTGTTGGCGGCGGAGTGATCGGTATTGAGTGGGCATCGATGCTCCATGATTTCGGTGTAGAGGTAACTGTCATTGAATATGCCGACCGCATTCTTCCTACTGAAGACAAAGAAGTATCGAAAGAAATGCAGCGTCTAATGAAGAAGAAAGGCATCAACCTTGTAACAAGTGCAAAGGTGCTTCCAGATACGTTAGAAAAAGGTGATGGCATTACCATCAAAGCAGAGCATAAAGGTGAAGAAAAATCATTTTCTGCTGAGAAACTACTTGTTTCTGTTGGACGTCAAGCGAATTCAGAAGATATCGGTCTACAAAATACTGATATTGAAGTGGAAAACGGCTTTATTAAAGTGAACGATTATATGCAAACAAAAGAGTCACACATCTACGCAATTGGTGATGTCATTGGTGGCATGCAGCTTGCCCATGTTGCTTCACATGAAGGTATTCTTGCAGTGGAACATATCGCTGGTGAAAAGTGTGACCCAATCGATTACTCAATGGTTTCAAAATGTGTATATTCTAACCCAGAGGTTGCGAGTGTTGGCCTTACAGAAGAAGAGGCAAAAGACCTTGGCTATGATGTGAAGACGGGTAAATTTCAATTCCGTGCCATCGGTAAAGCACTTGTCTTTGGCGAGGCTGACGGTTTTGTGAAATTTGTTACCGATAAAGATTCAGAAGATTTACTTGGTGTTCATATGATTGGACCTCATGTGACAGATATGATTTCAGAAGCAGGTCTTGCTCGTGTTCTTGACGCAACAGCTTGGGAAGTAGCGCATACAATTCATCCGCATCCAACTTTAGCGGAAGCAATTGGTGAAGCGGCACTTGCAGTAGACGGAAAAGCAATTCATTCCTAA
- a CDS encoding sigma 54-interacting transcriptional regulator, protein MQNVLIVGAGKGGTAILKMFNQTNATNVVAIADINMEAPGMKLAKQLNIQTGGDWKELLHDEVDVIVEATGDEHVFKSLVKHRGNNMVVIPGSVAYITAQLMEEKETLIETLKNQSYMQDMILNATHDGMVAIDAKENLILINKAAERMMKLQFEEVIGRSVTEVIPNSKLPRVLTTKQSEMNKEQVLEDGTKIITTRIPMMSNEGKVIGAIAVFKDITEVVDLATEITNLKDIQTMLEAIIQSSDEAISVVDEHGKGIIINRAYTRLTGLEKEDVVGKPATTDISEGESMHMQVLKTRKAVRGTRMRVGPHKKDVIVNVAPIIVDGKLKGSVGVIHDVSEIKELTKELRRARQIIRTLEAKYSFDDIIGESEEMKFAVEQAKLGAKTPATVLLRGESGTGKELFAHAIHNGSNRKYNKFIRVNCAAISETLLESELFGYEEGAFSGAKRGGKRGLFEEANNGSIFLDEIGELSANTQAKLLRVLQENEIVRVGGTKAIPINVRVIAATNVNLEKGMADGTVREDLYYRLNRLPIHIPSLRKRKEDIQALCDHLIQKINQDYGRNVEGLTSEALRYLKEYDWPGNVRELENILGRAIINMQFNEVMIDEKHIPDLNIKTGKTMQVQPNMQIDGSDTLNELVEDYEKHVISETLERCQGNKTKTAKKLGISIRNLYYKLDKYEIANNSMQ, encoded by the coding sequence GTGCAAAATGTATTAATTGTGGGAGCTGGCAAAGGTGGCACAGCAATTTTAAAAATGTTTAATCAAACAAATGCAACGAATGTGGTTGCAATAGCCGATATAAATATGGAAGCACCTGGGATGAAACTTGCAAAGCAATTAAATATTCAGACAGGAGGGGATTGGAAGGAATTATTACATGATGAAGTGGATGTCATCGTTGAAGCAACAGGGGATGAACATGTGTTTAAGTCACTTGTGAAACATCGTGGAAATAATATGGTTGTGATTCCTGGTTCGGTTGCGTATATTACAGCGCAATTAATGGAAGAGAAAGAAACGTTAATCGAAACGTTGAAAAATCAATCATATATGCAAGATATGATCTTAAATGCAACCCATGATGGCATGGTGGCGATTGATGCAAAGGAAAATTTAATCCTCATTAACAAAGCTGCAGAGCGAATGATGAAGCTTCAATTTGAAGAAGTAATCGGCAGATCTGTAACAGAAGTTATACCAAACAGCAAGCTGCCAAGAGTACTGACTACTAAACAGTCCGAAATGAATAAAGAACAAGTGCTAGAAGACGGGACAAAAATTATTACGACACGAATACCGATGATGAGTAATGAGGGAAAAGTTATCGGTGCGATTGCGGTATTCAAGGATATTACAGAAGTTGTCGATTTGGCAACTGAAATTACCAATTTAAAAGATATCCAAACGATGCTAGAAGCGATTATTCAATCATCAGATGAAGCTATTTCTGTCGTTGATGAACATGGTAAGGGAATAATCATCAACCGAGCCTATACTCGTCTTACTGGACTTGAAAAGGAAGATGTAGTCGGCAAGCCTGCCACAACTGATATTTCTGAAGGGGAAAGTATGCACATGCAAGTGTTAAAAACACGAAAAGCTGTGCGTGGGACAAGAATGCGTGTTGGTCCGCACAAGAAAGATGTGATTGTAAACGTCGCCCCTATTATTGTGGATGGGAAGCTAAAAGGAAGCGTTGGCGTTATTCATGATGTATCAGAAATCAAAGAATTAACAAAAGAGCTTCGCAGAGCAAGACAAATCATTCGTACGCTAGAAGCGAAATATTCGTTTGATGACATTATTGGTGAATCAGAAGAAATGAAATTTGCGGTTGAACAAGCAAAGCTCGGCGCGAAAACACCTGCAACGGTTCTGCTCCGCGGGGAGTCAGGAACAGGGAAAGAGTTATTTGCACATGCCATTCATAACGGTAGTAACCGAAAGTACAACAAATTCATCCGGGTCAATTGTGCGGCAATTTCAGAAACATTGCTTGAAAGTGAGTTGTTCGGTTATGAAGAAGGAGCTTTTTCAGGTGCAAAACGCGGCGGCAAGCGTGGTTTATTTGAAGAGGCAAACAATGGCAGCATTTTTTTAGATGAAATCGGTGAATTGTCAGCAAATACACAGGCAAAGCTGCTTCGTGTGCTTCAAGAGAATGAGATTGTACGTGTCGGAGGTACGAAAGCGATTCCGATCAATGTCCGTGTTATTGCAGCTACGAATGTCAACCTCGAAAAGGGGATGGCGGATGGAACAGTCAGGGAAGACTTATACTACAGGTTGAACCGATTGCCGATCCACATTCCATCGCTTCGTAAAAGAAAAGAAGACATCCAAGCATTATGTGATCATCTTATTCAAAAGATAAATCAGGATTACGGAAGAAATGTAGAAGGCTTAACGTCTGAAGCTTTGCGTTATCTGAAAGAGTATGATTGGCCGGGGAATGTTCGGGAACTTGAAAACATTCTTGGACGAGCCATTATTAATATGCAATTCAATGAAGTAATGATTGATGAAAAGCACATACCCGATTTGAATATCAAAACAGGTAAAACGATGCAAGTACAGCCAAACATGCAAATTGATGGAAGCGATACTTTAAATGAATTAGTGGAAGACTACGAGAAACATGTTATTTCTGAAACACTGGAACGTTGTCAGGGGAACAAAACAAAAACAGCTAAGAAATTAGGTATTTCCATTCGGAATTTATATTACAAACTCGATAAGTATGAAATTGCAAATAATAGCATGCAATAA
- the yqiS gene encoding phosphate butyryltransferase: MKLSALIQKATQDKQKTVAVAAAEDREVIEAVLMALQENLARFQLYGSEEEIRSLLEEHQVDASAHSHLEIIPASNGKEAAEMAVKAVSQKKADVLMKGMIPTAVILRAVLNKEWGLRAGNSVLSHVAAFEIDGFDRLIFITDAAMNIAPTLQEKAKIVDNAVAVARAIGVDMPKVAPITAVEVVNPNMEATLDAAALTQMNNRGQIKNCLIDGPLALDNAVSMHAAEHKGIAGDVAGQADILLVPAIETGNALYKSLIYFAKAKVGAVIAGAQAPIVLTSRADSAESKLHSLALAVCSAK; this comes from the coding sequence ATGAAATTGTCTGCATTAATTCAAAAAGCAACCCAAGACAAACAGAAGACTGTTGCAGTCGCAGCAGCGGAAGACCGTGAAGTCATTGAAGCGGTGCTGATGGCACTGCAAGAAAACTTAGCACGTTTTCAGCTTTACGGGAGTGAAGAAGAGATTCGGTCGTTGCTAGAAGAGCATCAAGTAGATGCCTCGGCACACAGCCATTTAGAAATTATACCGGCTTCAAATGGAAAAGAAGCTGCTGAGATGGCTGTAAAAGCTGTTAGCCAAAAGAAAGCAGATGTGTTGATGAAAGGGATGATTCCGACTGCTGTTATTCTTCGAGCAGTTTTAAATAAAGAATGGGGTTTACGAGCAGGGAATAGCGTCCTTTCTCATGTAGCTGCATTTGAAATCGACGGATTCGATCGCTTAATTTTCATTACAGATGCAGCGATGAATATTGCGCCTACACTTCAGGAAAAGGCAAAAATCGTCGACAATGCGGTGGCAGTGGCGCGAGCGATTGGAGTCGATATGCCGAAGGTTGCACCTATCACAGCAGTGGAAGTTGTTAACCCGAATATGGAAGCCACTCTAGATGCAGCGGCTCTGACACAAATGAACAACCGTGGTCAGATTAAAAACTGTTTAATTGATGGACCGCTTGCGCTCGATAACGCTGTATCGATGCATGCAGCTGAACATAAAGGAATCGCTGGAGATGTTGCAGGCCAAGCAGATATTTTACTTGTACCTGCTATTGAAACAGGCAATGCACTGTACAAATCCTTAATCTATTTTGCAAAGGCAAAAGTAGGAGCAGTCATTGCAGGAGCACAAGCACCGATTGTATTAACATCACGAGCTGATTCAGCTGAGAGTAAGCTTCACTCTCTTGCTCTTGCTGTTTGTTCTGCGAAGTAA
- a CDS encoding alpha-ketoacid dehydrogenase subunit beta has protein sequence MPVMSYIEAVTRAMYEEMERDENVFVLGEDVGRKGGVFRATHGLYDTFGEHRVIDTPLAESAIAGVGIGAAMYGMRPVAEMQFADFIMPAVNQIISEAAKIRYRSNNDWNCPITIRAPYGGGVHGALYHSQSVEAVFANQPGLKIVMPSTPYDVKGLLKAAIRDDDPVLFFEHKRAYRLIKGEVPEDDYTLPIGKADVKREGDDITVITYGLCVHFALQAAEKLANDGISAHILDLRTVYPLDKEAIIEAAAKTGKVLLVTEDNLEGSIMSEVSAIIAENCLFDLDAPVQRLAGPDVPAMPYAPTMEKYFMVNPDKVEKAMRELAEF, from the coding sequence ATGCCGGTTATGTCATATATAGAAGCAGTTACACGCGCGATGTATGAAGAGATGGAGCGCGATGAAAATGTCTTCGTTCTTGGTGAAGACGTTGGGAGAAAAGGTGGCGTGTTCCGCGCGACGCATGGGCTGTATGATACGTTCGGTGAGCACCGCGTCATTGATACACCATTAGCAGAATCTGCAATTGCTGGTGTGGGGATTGGTGCTGCAATGTACGGAATGCGTCCAGTGGCGGAAATGCAATTCGCTGACTTTATCATGCCTGCGGTCAACCAAATTATTTCGGAAGCTGCAAAAATTCGTTATCGTTCAAACAATGACTGGAATTGTCCAATTACAATCCGTGCTCCATACGGCGGCGGCGTCCACGGTGCATTGTATCACTCCCAATCAGTTGAGGCAGTGTTTGCTAATCAACCTGGCTTGAAAATTGTCATGCCATCTACGCCATATGATGTGAAAGGCTTATTAAAAGCAGCGATTCGTGATGATGACCCAGTGCTTTTCTTCGAGCATAAGCGTGCATACCGTCTTATTAAAGGCGAAGTGCCTGAGGATGATTATACATTGCCGATCGGTAAGGCTGATGTAAAGCGTGAAGGCGATGACATTACTGTTATCACATACGGCTTATGTGTTCACTTTGCACTACAAGCAGCTGAGAAGCTTGCAAACGATGGCATTTCAGCACATATTCTTGACTTGCGTACAGTGTATCCACTTGATAAAGAAGCGATTATTGAAGCTGCAGCGAAAACAGGTAAAGTATTATTAGTAACAGAGGATAATCTTGAGGGAAGCATCATGAGTGAAGTGTCTGCGATTATTGCTGAGAACTGCTTGTTTGACCTAGATGCACCAGTTCAACGCCTTGCAGGTCCAGATGTCCCAGCAATGCCGTATGCACCGACAATGGAGAAATACTTTATGGTTAACCCAGACAAAGTTGAAAAAGCAATGCGTGAGCTTGCTGAATTTTAA
- a CDS encoding dihydrolipoamide acetyltransferase family protein: MAVEKITMPQLGESVTEGTIENWLVSVGDTVKKYDPLAEVQTDKVTAEVPSSFAGTIKELVANEGDTIEVGELICYIETEGGATTKAEKPAEKAEGTAQPQAQEASAEEQSDQSNKRRYSPAVLRMSQEHGIDLEQVQGSGKGGRITRKDLQKLIDSGDLPKAGEAKAPAQEPVVQKEEVQQPVQSKEQPAAKSADIPVAAGDVEIPVSGVRKAIAANMLRSKHEAPHAWTMVEVDVTNLVNYRNTIKNDFKQKEGFSLTFFSFFVKAVSQALKEFPMMNSMWAGDKIIQKKDINISIAVATDDALFVPVIKNADEKSIKGIAREITELAQKVRAGKLTSAEMQGGTFTVNNTGSFGSVQSSGIINYPQAAILQVESIVKRPVVMDNGMIGVRDMVNLCLSLDHRVLDGLVCGRFLARVKEILENITAENTSVY; the protein is encoded by the coding sequence TTGGCTGTTGAAAAAATTACAATGCCACAGTTAGGGGAAAGTGTAACAGAAGGTACAATTGAAAATTGGCTTGTATCTGTTGGTGACACTGTGAAAAAGTATGACCCACTAGCTGAGGTTCAAACAGATAAAGTAACGGCGGAGGTACCATCATCTTTTGCCGGAACGATTAAAGAGCTTGTCGCAAATGAAGGCGACACAATTGAAGTAGGCGAGCTTATCTGTTATATCGAAACAGAAGGCGGAGCAACAACTAAAGCAGAGAAGCCTGCTGAGAAGGCAGAGGGAACAGCACAGCCCCAAGCTCAGGAAGCATCTGCTGAAGAACAATCAGATCAATCAAACAAGCGCCGTTACTCACCAGCAGTACTACGTATGTCACAAGAGCATGGTATTGATTTAGAACAAGTACAAGGCTCTGGAAAAGGCGGCCGCATAACGCGCAAAGACCTTCAGAAGCTAATTGACTCAGGTGATCTTCCAAAAGCAGGTGAAGCGAAGGCTCCTGCGCAAGAGCCTGTTGTTCAAAAAGAAGAAGTCCAGCAGCCAGTACAATCGAAGGAACAACCTGCAGCAAAAAGCGCAGATATTCCAGTTGCAGCAGGTGATGTTGAAATTCCTGTTTCTGGCGTTCGTAAAGCAATTGCTGCAAATATGCTTCGCAGTAAGCATGAGGCACCACATGCATGGACAATGGTAGAAGTAGACGTGACAAACCTTGTTAACTACCGCAATACGATTAAGAATGACTTCAAACAAAAAGAAGGTTTCAGCCTAACATTCTTCTCGTTCTTCGTGAAAGCTGTTTCACAAGCGTTAAAAGAATTCCCAATGATGAATTCAATGTGGGCTGGCGATAAAATTATTCAAAAGAAAGACATCAACATTTCAATCGCCGTTGCAACTGATGATGCCTTGTTTGTTCCTGTAATTAAAAATGCAGACGAGAAATCAATTAAAGGTATTGCGCGTGAAATTACCGAGCTTGCTCAAAAAGTTCGTGCCGGAAAATTAACATCTGCAGAAATGCAGGGTGGAACGTTTACCGTTAATAACACTGGCTCATTTGGCTCTGTTCAATCGTCAGGTATTATTAACTATCCGCAAGCAGCGATTCTTCAAGTTGAATCGATTGTGAAGCGTCCGGTTGTAATGGATAACGGAATGATTGGCGTTCGTGACATGGTCAACCTATGTCTATCACTTGACCACCGGGTTTTAGATGGGCTTGTTTGTGGCCGCTTCCTAGCTCGTGTCAAAGAAATTCTTGAAAATATTACTGCTGAAAATACATCTGTGTACTAG
- a CDS encoding DUF2627 domain-containing protein encodes MKRILALLIMLIPGFGAGYGIKLMRDMVFGIQQPPFPFLWIQFLIGLLLFLVGLGFVGGFILYRDRKRNKVQGKFQR; translated from the coding sequence ATGAAACGAATTCTCGCCTTGTTAATTATGTTAATTCCCGGTTTCGGAGCAGGGTATGGTATAAAGTTAATGCGTGATATGGTTTTTGGCATCCAACAACCACCATTTCCATTTCTTTGGATACAATTTTTGATTGGTCTGCTTCTATTTCTTGTAGGATTAGGCTTTGTCGGTGGGTTTATTCTTTATCGCGACCGTAAACGAAACAAAGTTCAAGGAAAATTCCAACGTTAA
- a CDS encoding thiamine pyrophosphate-dependent dehydrogenase E1 component subunit alpha: MAENRHQALGLSDEQVMEMFETMLLARKIDERMWLLNRAGKIPFVISCQGQEAAQVGAAFALDRKKDYALPYYRDLGVVLAFGMTAQEVMLSGFAKAEDPNSGGRQMPGHFGQKKNRIVTGSSPVTTQVPHAVGISLAGKMRGDDIVSIVTFGEGSSNQGDFHEGANFAGVHKLPVIFMCENNKYAISVPIDRQLACENVSDRGIGYGMPGITVDGNDPLAVFEAVKEAADRGRRGDGPTLIETVSYRLTPHSSDDDDRYRVKDEIEAEKKKDSIITFAKYLKEVGIMSDEQEKELHEKVQQLVDEATDYAENAPYADAESAMKYVYAE; the protein is encoded by the coding sequence ATGGCGGAAAATCGTCATCAAGCATTAGGTTTAAGTGATGAGCAAGTAATGGAAATGTTCGAAACAATGCTATTAGCACGTAAGATTGACGAGCGTATGTGGTTGTTAAACCGTGCTGGTAAGATTCCTTTCGTTATTTCATGTCAAGGTCAAGAAGCAGCCCAAGTAGGAGCGGCGTTTGCTTTAGATCGTAAGAAGGACTATGCACTTCCATACTACCGTGACTTAGGGGTTGTACTTGCATTCGGGATGACAGCGCAAGAAGTGATGCTCTCTGGTTTTGCTAAGGCTGAAGACCCGAACTCAGGTGGACGTCAAATGCCTGGACACTTTGGTCAAAAGAAAAATCGTATCGTAACAGGCTCTTCTCCAGTTACAACACAAGTTCCGCATGCCGTAGGAATTTCACTTGCTGGGAAAATGCGCGGTGATGACATTGTTTCAATTGTTACTTTCGGTGAAGGTTCATCTAACCAAGGTGATTTCCACGAAGGTGCAAACTTTGCAGGTGTACACAAGCTGCCGGTTATCTTTATGTGTGAAAATAATAAATATGCTATTTCAGTACCGATCGATCGCCAGCTAGCGTGTGAAAATGTCTCAGATCGCGGAATCGGTTATGGAATGCCTGGTATTACAGTAGATGGAAACGACCCGCTTGCTGTATTTGAGGCGGTAAAAGAAGCAGCTGATCGCGGCCGACGCGGGGACGGTCCAACACTTATTGAAACGGTTTCTTATCGTTTAACACCACACTCTAGTGACGACGATGACCGTTATCGAGTGAAAGATGAAATTGAAGCGGAAAAGAAAAAAGACTCGATTATTACGTTTGCCAAGTACTTAAAAGAAGTTGGCATTATGTCAGACGAGCAAGAAAAAGAGCTTCATGAAAAAGTTCAACAGCTTGTTGATGAAGCAACAGACTATGCAGAAAATGCACCTTATGCTGATGCAGAAAGCGCAATGAAATACGTATACGCTGAATAG
- the bcd gene encoding branched-chain amino acid dehydrogenase: protein MEIFKYMEKYDYEQLVFCQDEQSGLKAIIAIHDTTLGPALGGTRMWTYESEAAAIEDALRLAKGMTYKNAAAGLNLGGGKTVIIGDPRKDKNEEMFRAFGRFIQGLNGRYITAEDVGTTVADMDLIHEETSYVTGISPAFGSSGNPSPVTAYGVYRGMKAAAKEAFGNDSLEGKTIAVQGVGNVAYNLCKHLHEEGASLIVTDINKEAVQRAVDNFGAKAVEPNEIYGVDCDIYAPCALGATINDETLPQLKAKVVAGAANNQLKEERHGDKLHEMGIVYAPDYVINAGGVINVADELYGYNRERAMKKVEMVYDNIERVIEIAKRDNLPTYKAADKMAEERIQGLRKSRSQFLMNGHHILSRR from the coding sequence ATGGAAATCTTTAAATATATGGAGAAGTATGATTACGAACAGTTGGTATTTTGTCAAGATGAACAATCAGGGTTGAAAGCAATTATTGCCATTCACGATACAACACTTGGGCCTGCTCTAGGCGGAACACGTATGTGGACGTATGAAAGTGAAGCAGCAGCAATTGAAGATGCACTTCGTCTAGCAAAAGGGATGACTTACAAAAATGCAGCAGCTGGCTTAAACCTTGGTGGAGGTAAAACAGTTATTATTGGTGATCCGCGCAAAGACAAGAATGAAGAAATGTTCCGCGCATTCGGTCGTTTCATTCAAGGATTAAACGGTCGTTACATTACAGCAGAAGATGTCGGTACTACAGTTGCAGATATGGATTTAATCCATGAAGAAACAAGTTATGTGACAGGTATTTCTCCTGCATTCGGTTCATCTGGAAACCCTTCACCAGTAACTGCTTACGGTGTATATCGTGGGATGAAAGCAGCGGCAAAGGAAGCCTTTGGCAATGATTCACTTGAAGGAAAAACAATTGCTGTTCAAGGTGTAGGAAACGTAGCGTACAATCTATGTAAACACTTGCATGAAGAAGGTGCGAGCTTAATTGTAACTGATATTAACAAAGAAGCTGTCCAACGTGCAGTGGATAACTTTGGGGCAAAAGCGGTTGAGCCAAACGAAATCTACGGTGTAGATTGTGACATTTATGCACCGTGTGCGTTAGGAGCAACTATTAATGATGAAACTCTTCCACAATTGAAAGCAAAAGTAGTAGCAGGTGCTGCGAACAACCAATTGAAAGAGGAACGTCATGGCGATAAGTTACATGAAATGGGCATTGTATATGCACCTGATTATGTTATTAATGCTGGTGGTGTAATCAATGTAGCAGACGAATTATACGGATATAATCGTGAGCGTGCAATGAAAAAGGTTGAAATGGTATATGACAATATTGAGCGTGTAATTGAGATAGCGAAACGTGACAATCTTCCAACATACAAAGCAGCAGATAAAATGGCTGAAGAGCGCATTCAAGGCTTAAGAAAATCACGCAGTCAATTTTTAATGAATGGTCATCATATTCTTAGCCGCCGCTAA
- the buk gene encoding butyrate kinase, with protein sequence MQQREYRMLVINPGSTSTKIGVFDNDHIVLEQSIRHESEEIEQFGSIIEQYDFRKRVILEALDHEGMNISKLDAVVGRGGLLRPIEGGTYTVNNVMLQDLRAGYAGEHASNLGGILAHEIASGLNIPAYIVDPVVVDELQELARISGVAKIERRSIFHALNQKAVARRVAKEMNKKYEDCRFIVTHMGGGITVGVHEYGRVVDVNNGLHGDGPFSPERAGTIPAGDLVSMCFSGQYYMDEIMKMLVGKGGLVGYLGTNDAVEVEKRIANGDDNAKLVYDAMAYQIAKEIGSASAVLRGQVDAIILTGGLAYGKDFVNEIVKRIEWIADVNVQPGENELQALAEGGLRVLNGEENAKQYPNPITQTKVKR encoded by the coding sequence TTGCAGCAACGAGAATACAGAATGTTAGTCATTAATCCCGGTTCGACTTCGACCAAAATTGGCGTATTCGATAATGATCATATTGTTTTAGAACAATCAATTCGTCATGAATCGGAAGAAATTGAACAGTTCGGTTCAATTATTGAACAATATGATTTCCGTAAACGAGTGATCCTTGAAGCACTTGATCACGAAGGAATGAATATTTCCAAATTAGACGCAGTTGTTGGACGCGGCGGTTTACTTCGACCGATTGAAGGCGGTACATATACCGTGAATAATGTGATGCTTCAAGACTTGCGTGCAGGCTATGCAGGTGAACACGCATCGAACTTGGGCGGCATATTAGCACATGAAATTGCCAGTGGCTTGAACATTCCAGCATATATTGTTGACCCTGTAGTGGTCGACGAGCTACAAGAGCTTGCTCGCATTTCTGGTGTTGCGAAGATTGAACGCCGTAGTATTTTTCATGCGTTAAATCAAAAAGCAGTAGCACGTCGTGTTGCAAAAGAAATGAATAAAAAATATGAAGATTGCCGTTTTATTGTCACGCATATGGGCGGAGGAATAACGGTAGGGGTTCATGAGTATGGTCGTGTTGTGGATGTAAACAATGGTTTACATGGTGATGGTCCATTTAGTCCTGAACGGGCTGGAACGATTCCGGCGGGTGACCTTGTCTCTATGTGTTTTTCTGGGCAATATTACATGGACGAAATTATGAAAATGCTTGTTGGAAAAGGCGGATTAGTTGGCTATCTAGGTACAAACGACGCTGTTGAGGTTGAGAAGCGGATTGCAAATGGCGACGACAACGCAAAGCTTGTCTATGACGCAATGGCTTATCAAATTGCGAAAGAAATTGGTTCAGCTAGTGCTGTTCTAAGAGGTCAGGTTGATGCCATTATCTTAACAGGCGGATTAGCGTATGGAAAAGACTTTGTAAATGAAATTGTGAAACGAATAGAGTGGATTGCGGATGTAAACGTCCAACCAGGTGAAAATGAATTACAAGCACTTGCAGAAGGCGGCTTGCGCGTATTGAACGGTGAAGAAAACGCAAAGCAATATCCAAACCCAATAACACAAACGAAGGTTAAACGATAA